One Maribacter cobaltidurans genomic window carries:
- the atpG gene encoding ATP synthase F1 subunit gamma, translating into MANLKEIRNRITSVSSTMQITSAMKMVSAAKLKKAQDAITAMRPYADKLTELLQNLSASLEGDSGSVYASNRTVNKVLVVAITSNRGLCGAFNTNILKQSTHLVENVYGGKQVDFVAIGKKANDYLKKRYNVVSNQSGVFDDLTFDNVAEIAEALMEKFAQGKYDRIDIVYNKFKNAATQLVMTEQFLPIIPMEGGEGSNADYMFEPSKAEIVEQLIPKSLKTQLYKAIRDSFASEHGARMTAMHKATDNAKELRDQLKLTYNKARQAAITNEILEIVGGAEALNN; encoded by the coding sequence ATGGCCAATTTAAAGGAAATACGTAACAGGATTACATCAGTCTCTTCAACGATGCAGATTACTAGTGCCATGAAAATGGTGTCTGCCGCAAAGTTGAAAAAGGCCCAGGATGCAATTACTGCCATGAGACCCTACGCGGATAAACTTACTGAGCTGTTGCAGAATCTTAGTGCCAGCTTGGAAGGTGATTCCGGGAGTGTATATGCAAGCAATAGAACCGTCAATAAAGTTTTGGTGGTTGCCATAACTTCAAATCGTGGTCTTTGTGGTGCGTTCAACACAAACATCCTAAAGCAGAGTACCCATCTTGTGGAAAACGTTTATGGAGGTAAGCAGGTTGATTTTGTGGCCATTGGGAAAAAGGCAAATGACTACCTTAAGAAACGGTATAACGTCGTTTCAAATCAAAGTGGAGTTTTTGATGATTTGACCTTTGACAATGTTGCTGAAATTGCAGAAGCTTTGATGGAGAAGTTTGCCCAAGGGAAATATGATCGTATTGATATCGTCTATAACAAATTCAAAAATGCCGCAACGCAATTGGTAATGACCGAACAATTTCTGCCCATTATTCCCATGGAAGGTGGTGAAGGAAGCAATGCCGATTATATGTTCGAGCCTTCCAAAGCTGAAATTGTAGAGCAGTTGATACCCAAATCGCTCAAAACGCAACTTTACAAGGCGATAAGGGATTCTTTTGCCAGTGAGCATGGAGCTCGAATGACGGCCATGCATAAGGCAACGGACAACGCCAAGGAATTAAGGGACCAATTGAAATTGACCTATAACAAAGCGAGACAGGCTGCCATTACCAACGAAATCTTGGAAATTGTTGGTGGTGCGGAGGCACTTAACAATTAG
- the atpA gene encoding F0F1 ATP synthase subunit alpha produces the protein MAGVKAAEVSAILKKQLSGFDATATLDEVGTVLQVGDGIARVYGLANAQYGELVEFDGGLEGIVLNLEEDNVGVVLLGPSKAVGEGATVKRTQRIASINVGEGIVGRVVDTLGNPIDGKGPVTGETYEMPLERKAPGVIYREPVTEPMQSGIKAIDAMIPVGRGQRELVIGDRQTGKTTVCIDTILNQKEFYDAGEPVYCIYVAVGQKASTVAGIAQILEDKGAMAYTTIVAANASDPAPMQVYAPFAGASIGEYFRDTGRPALIIYDDLSKQAVAYREVSLLLRRPPGREAYPGDVFYLHSRLLERAAKVINDDDIAKNMNDLPEVLKPMVKGGGSLTALPIIETQAGDVSAYIPTNVISITDGQIFLEQDLFNQGVRPAINVGISVSRVGGNAQIKSMKKVAGTLKLDQAQFRELEAFAKFGSDLDAATLNVIEKGRRNVEILKQAQNDPYTVEDQIAIIYAGSKNLLRNVPVEKVKEFECDYLEFLNAKHRDVLDTLKAGKLIDEVTDTLAEVCKELSAKYKGK, from the coding sequence ATGGCAGGAGTAAAAGCCGCAGAAGTATCGGCAATTTTAAAGAAACAATTATCAGGATTTGATGCAACCGCTACTTTGGACGAAGTAGGAACTGTATTACAAGTAGGTGATGGTATTGCCAGGGTCTATGGTTTGGCAAATGCCCAATACGGGGAGTTGGTAGAGTTTGATGGCGGTTTGGAAGGAATCGTATTGAACTTGGAAGAGGACAATGTAGGTGTTGTATTATTGGGACCATCCAAAGCAGTTGGTGAAGGTGCAACCGTGAAAAGGACACAAAGAATCGCTTCTATCAATGTAGGTGAAGGCATTGTGGGACGTGTTGTGGATACTTTGGGTAACCCGATAGATGGTAAAGGACCTGTGACTGGTGAAACCTATGAAATGCCCTTGGAGCGTAAGGCACCTGGTGTAATCTATAGGGAGCCTGTAACCGAGCCGATGCAATCCGGTATCAAAGCTATCGATGCCATGATTCCAGTGGGTAGAGGTCAGCGAGAGTTGGTTATTGGAGACCGTCAAACCGGAAAGACTACAGTTTGTATCGATACTATCTTGAACCAAAAAGAATTTTACGATGCGGGAGAACCAGTCTATTGTATCTATGTTGCCGTAGGTCAAAAGGCTTCAACCGTTGCCGGAATCGCACAGATATTGGAAGATAAAGGAGCAATGGCCTATACTACCATCGTGGCTGCCAATGCATCTGATCCTGCTCCTATGCAGGTATATGCTCCATTTGCCGGTGCTTCCATCGGTGAGTACTTCAGGGATACCGGTCGTCCGGCATTGATTATCTATGATGATTTGTCAAAACAGGCGGTGGCTTACCGTGAGGTTTCCTTGTTATTAAGAAGACCACCAGGACGTGAGGCCTACCCAGGAGACGTTTTCTACCTACACTCAAGATTATTGGAGCGTGCGGCAAAAGTGATAAATGATGATGATATCGCAAAGAACATGAACGATTTGCCAGAGGTCTTAAAACCAATGGTAAAAGGAGGTGGATCTTTGACAGCCTTACCTATTATTGAAACACAGGCAGGTGACGTATCCGCCTATATCCCGACCAACGTTATTTCCATTACGGACGGTCAGATATTCTTGGAACAAGATTTGTTCAACCAAGGGGTAAGACCTGCAATTAACGTAGGTATATCCGTATCCCGTGTTGGTGGTAATGCACAGATTAAATCCATGAAGAAAGTTGCCGGCACTTTAAAATTGGATCAGGCACAGTTCCGTGAATTGGAGGCCTTTGCCAAGTTTGGTTCAGATTTGGATGCGGCTACACTAAATGTTATCGAAAAGGGTCGTAGAAACGTTGAGATTCTTAAACAGGCACAGAACGATCCATATACGGTTGAAGATCAAATTGCTATCATTTATGCCGGTTCCAAGAACTTGTTGCGCAATGTTCCCGTTGAAAAAGTGAAGGAGTTTGAGTGCGATTATTTGGAGTTCTTGAATGCAAAGCACAGAGATGTCTTGGATACCTTAAAAGCGGGTAAATTGATTGATGAGGTAACGGATACGCTTGCAGAAGTATGTAAGGAGCTATCAGCGAAATATAAAGGTAAATAA
- the atpH gene encoding ATP synthase F1 subunit delta — translation MSNSRAAIRYAKAILGLAIDNKATDAVEKDMRNVVGTISESKELRDMLSNPVISGSAKKDVLKAVFKDGHAISEGLMTMLVDNKRISILNEVALKYIILNEDLKGKDVAYVTTAVPMTQNLEKQVLKQVASITGNEVTIENKVDESIIGGFILRVGDLQYDASVSNKLNNLRREFTNSL, via the coding sequence ATGAGTAATTCCAGAGCGGCAATACGATACGCCAAGGCTATATTGGGTTTGGCCATAGACAATAAAGCGACCGATGCTGTTGAAAAGGACATGCGCAATGTAGTTGGCACCATATCCGAAAGCAAGGAGCTTAGGGATATGCTTTCCAACCCAGTAATTTCTGGATCGGCAAAGAAGGATGTACTTAAAGCCGTTTTTAAAGATGGACATGCCATTTCTGAAGGGTTAATGACAATGTTGGTGGACAATAAGCGTATTTCCATTTTAAATGAAGTGGCACTGAAATACATTATTCTTAATGAGGATTTGAAAGGAAAGGATGTGGCCTACGTAACCACCGCCGTTCCAATGACCCAAAATTTGGAAAAACAAGTGTTGAAGCAAGTGGCTTCCATTACAGGCAATGAGGTGACTATTGAGAACAAAGTCGATGAAAGCATTATTGGTGGTTTTATTTTAAGGGTAGGGGATTTGCAGTATGATGCAAGTGTATCCAATAAATTGAATAATCTAAGAAGAGAATTTACAAACAGTCTATAA
- a CDS encoding F0F1 ATP synthase subunit B produces METLLNDFSPGLFIVQTILLIAIIALMVKFAWKPIINSLNERETGIQDALAAAERAKADMQNLQADNDRMLQEARAEREAMLKEAREIKDKMISDSKEQAKIEGDKMIKQAQATIESEKKAAVAEIKSQVAELSVSIAEKVIKEELSGKDKQLKLVEKMLGDIKLN; encoded by the coding sequence ATGGAAACTTTATTAAACGATTTTTCACCAGGTCTATTTATAGTTCAGACCATTCTATTAATTGCGATTATTGCCTTAATGGTAAAATTTGCCTGGAAACCCATCATCAATTCCTTAAATGAAAGGGAGACGGGTATACAAGACGCATTGGCCGCTGCAGAAAGGGCAAAGGCTGATATGCAAAACCTTCAAGCGGATAATGATAGAATGTTGCAGGAGGCCCGTGCGGAGCGTGAGGCTATGTTGAAAGAGGCTCGTGAAATCAAGGATAAAATGATTTCAGATTCCAAGGAGCAGGCCAAGATAGAAGGAGATAAAATGATCAAACAGGCACAGGCTACGATAGAGAGTGAAAAGAAGGCTGCCGTTGCGGAAATAAAGAGTCAGGTTGCGGAGCTATCGGTTTCCATAGCCGAAAAAGTAATCAAAGAGGAATTGTCCGGAAAAGATAAACAATTGAAGCTAGTTGAAAAAATGCTAGGCGATATCAAATTGAACTAA
- the atpE gene encoding ATP synthase F0 subunit C, translating into MYNLIGAGLVVIGAGIGLGQIGGKAMEGIARQPEATGKIQTAMIIVAALLEGLAFGALILGKG; encoded by the coding sequence ATGTACAATTTAATTGGAGCAGGTTTAGTAGTAATCGGAGCAGGTATTGGACTTGGTCAAATTGGTGGTAAGGCAATGGAAGGTATTGCCCGTCAACCAGAAGCGACCGGTAAAATCCAGACTGCGATGATTATTGTAGCGGCACTTTTAGAAGGTTTGGCATTTGGTGCATTAATCTTGGGAAAAGGATAA
- the atpB gene encoding F0F1 ATP synthase subunit A, which translates to MKEVSKVVKNLVLFIAIVSSLQGFAFSEGQDEGAVKGSERVNEYIQHHIKDSHDFHLFSYTNSEGERKHVGFPLPVILWSSNGLVTFMSSEFHHDDNGEVIVERNGSKFVKLHSKIYELEEGATSVNLDESHHATNAHRVLDFSITKSVFGILLVGLLMLLAFSSLARQYKNKSIPTGFGRVLEPLVLYVRDEIAKPNIGEKKYRQFTGYLLTVFFFIWILNLLGLTPFGFNVTGQVAVTAALAIFTLIIYTVSGNKDYWMHMLWMPGVPVLIRPVLAIIELAGAFLIKPFSLLVRLFANITAGHIVFMSLIAIMFVLKESLGTVGATGLSVLLSVLILIIEILVAFLQAYIFTMLSALFIGMAVAEHDHEHHHDVEGHEMPDEEDVRADFI; encoded by the coding sequence ATGAAGGAAGTTTCAAAAGTGGTTAAAAATCTCGTATTGTTTATTGCAATAGTAAGTTCACTCCAGGGGTTTGCTTTCTCCGAGGGTCAGGATGAAGGTGCGGTAAAAGGTTCGGAAAGGGTAAATGAATATATTCAACATCACATTAAGGACTCTCATGATTTTCATTTATTTTCCTATACCAATAGCGAAGGGGAAAGAAAACACGTAGGTTTTCCGTTACCCGTAATCTTATGGTCCAGTAATGGTTTGGTAACTTTTATGTCCTCTGAATTTCATCATGATGATAATGGTGAGGTCATCGTAGAACGAAATGGTTCCAAATTTGTGAAATTGCACAGCAAGATTTATGAATTGGAAGAAGGTGCTACATCAGTAAATCTTGATGAGAGCCACCATGCGACCAATGCGCACAGGGTATTGGATTTCTCCATTACAAAAAGTGTTTTTGGAATTTTACTGGTCGGGCTCCTAATGCTGTTGGCGTTCTCTTCTTTGGCAAGACAATATAAGAACAAAAGTATTCCTACCGGTTTTGGAAGGGTTTTGGAGCCCTTGGTGCTATATGTTAGGGATGAAATTGCCAAGCCGAATATCGGCGAGAAAAAGTACAGACAATTTACAGGATACCTTTTGACCGTGTTTTTCTTTATATGGATATTGAACCTTTTAGGGCTTACACCATTTGGTTTCAATGTTACCGGACAAGTTGCAGTAACAGCCGCCCTGGCCATTTTTACCTTAATTATATATACGGTAAGTGGCAATAAGGATTATTGGATGCATATGCTATGGATGCCTGGAGTACCTGTTCTGATTAGACCTGTTTTGGCCATAATCGAATTGGCGGGTGCATTTTTAATCAAGCCTTTCTCCCTGCTTGTGCGTTTGTTTGCAAACATCACTGCCGGACATATTGTGTTTATGAGCTTGATTGCCATCATGTTCGTTCTTAAGGAGAGTTTGGGCACGGTAGGAGCTACGGGCTTATCGGTATTATTGTCTGTATTGATATTGATTATTGAAATTTTGGTCGCCTTTTTACAGGCCTATATTTTTACTATGCTTTCGGCGTTGTTTATTGGTATGGCGGTAGCGGAGCATGATCATGAACATCATCATGATGTTGAAGGGCATGAAATGCCAGATGAAGAAGACGTAAGGGCGGATTTTATTTAA
- a CDS encoding DUF6168 family protein codes for MLKRIVLYIIVFIFVGAISFFIHNTLLGNIDRGFHLLLEKAYVFHFFFSLVLVVAFQFLSKVKKLVAQLGFLYIATLVFKIVVFTAIFYPQLMGDQPLPHFYRAMILIPIFIFLTLEVIFVSKIIREK; via the coding sequence TTGCTCAAAAGAATAGTATTATATATAATCGTGTTCATCTTCGTGGGCGCGATTTCCTTTTTTATCCATAATACGTTGCTTGGCAATATAGACCGTGGGTTTCACCTTTTGTTGGAAAAGGCGTATGTCTTTCATTTTTTTTTCTCATTGGTGCTTGTTGTGGCATTTCAATTTTTATCAAAGGTCAAAAAACTGGTCGCTCAACTCGGGTTTTTATATATTGCCACGCTAGTTTTTAAAATTGTGGTCTTTACCGCCATATTCTATCCGCAACTTATGGGAGATCAGCCACTTCCCCATTTTTACAGGGCCATGATCCTTATTCCCATTTTTATATTTCTGACTTTGGAAGTGATTTTTGTTTCAAAAATTATACGTGAAAAATAA
- a CDS encoding AtpZ/AtpI family protein, producing the protein MSQQKPRNDSNLLRTAASLSGIAIQMGATIYLGNLLGTWLDEKFQKTFLEDTITLLAVFLSIYLVIKKVMALNK; encoded by the coding sequence ATGAGCCAGCAAAAGCCTCGTAACGATTCTAACCTTTTACGTACGGCGGCAAGTCTCTCCGGAATTGCCATTCAAATGGGAGCAACCATTTACTTGGGGAATCTATTGGGCACGTGGTTGGACGAAAAGTTTCAAAAAACCTTTTTAGAGGACACCATTACATTACTTGCCGTATTTTTGTCCATATATCTGGTCATTAAAAAGGTAATGGCCCTTAACAAATAG
- a CDS encoding bactofilin family protein gives MFSDKQKPRTMSEIGGQPNRIEKNTKIKGDIISEADFRIDGKLDGNVKTSGKVVIGKDGYIHGKVECVNADIEGSFNGELLVSDLLSLKSSAVIEGTVSVSKLAVEPGATFNASCTMGGGKTASASNTNSGGFKPSMSGKNEPAKAS, from the coding sequence ATGTTTTCAGACAAACAAAAACCTAGAACTATGAGCGAAATAGGAGGACAACCTAACAGAATTGAAAAGAACACCAAGATCAAAGGAGATATTATTTCCGAAGCGGATTTTCGTATTGATGGAAAATTGGACGGCAATGTAAAAACATCCGGTAAAGTGGTCATTGGTAAGGATGGTTATATCCATGGAAAGGTTGAGTGTGTAAACGCGGATATAGAAGGAAGTTTTAACGGAGAGCTATTGGTGTCCGACCTACTTTCCTTAAAATCATCTGCCGTAATAGAAGGTACCGTTTCCGTATCCAAACTGGCCGTAGAGCCCGGGGCTACGTTCAACGCATCCTGCACCATGGGAGGTGGAAAGACAGCTAGCGCATCAAATACCAATTCAGGTGGGTTTAAACCTTCCATGAGCGGAAAGAATGAGCCAGCAAAAGCCTCGTAA
- the porW gene encoding type IX secretion system periplasmic lipoprotein PorW/SprE — translation MNYRNKLFLSGLLGTLLFNACSTKKDAFINRNWHALNTKYNTLYNGNIAFEEGRATLNDSYKDDYWEILPIERLEVSGDVKLDSEDNNPNFIIAEEKATKAIQKHSMDIKDEERNPQTDEAFLLLGKARYFDERYIPALEAFNYILNKYTESDQLNEASIWREKVNIRLENEELAVKNLKRLMKYETLKDQEYADARAILAQAYINLNVPDTAIQQLKVASYYTKKNPEKGRYYYIIGQLYNQLGYKDSANYAFDKVIDLNRKSPRVYMINAEIQKIRNTAITSENKEEMLEYLTDLEENRENRPFLDKIYRQIAEFHLEQGSDSLALAYFNKSLRATQNEPKLNALNYENLAEYNFDENKYKNAGAYFDSVLSNLAENTKKYRSIKKKLDNLEDVIKYEDIVQYTDSVIGIYQMPIDDQIAYFEKHIEELKEAQEAAQKKERDKLTDGFANFAKSKGGKENKGKFYFYNITSLGYGQNDFKNRWGNRELADDWRWSNKAVSNISEATGEVLADSGSPEAVVSEEEKFSLDFYMDRIPKEESTIDSIKTERNFANYQLGLIYKEKFNENLLAAEKLEKVLASNPEERLILPSKYNLYKIYEEEGSPLMASMKADIIANHGDSRYAEILLNPQAVLANDSDSPERRYEALFKEFQDQEFLQVITGSEENINRFTGDPIVPKFEMLKANAIGRLQGFEEFKEALNYVALTYPNSPEGKKAEQMVAEQLPKLEPTEFSPETGSTGTSNWKVVFPFKRSNNERALKLMELLEKSIVDLKYKNIVSKDIYNLEDQFVVVHGFKSKDFALGYAELLKNNKDYRVADENFVILSDNYKIIQVHKNLEAYRNTLLTPKP, via the coding sequence TTGAACTACAGAAACAAACTCTTTTTATCTGGACTTTTAGGAACTTTGCTCTTCAACGCGTGTTCCACGAAAAAGGATGCCTTCATCAATAGGAATTGGCATGCCCTTAATACCAAGTACAATACCCTTTACAATGGCAATATTGCCTTTGAGGAAGGCAGGGCTACATTGAATGATTCCTACAAGGATGATTATTGGGAAATATTGCCCATAGAACGCTTGGAGGTCTCCGGGGATGTAAAATTGGATTCCGAGGACAACAACCCCAACTTTATCATTGCCGAGGAAAAGGCGACCAAGGCCATCCAAAAGCACAGCATGGACATCAAGGATGAGGAACGGAACCCTCAGACCGATGAAGCATTTCTGCTTTTGGGTAAGGCCCGTTACTTTGACGAACGTTACATCCCGGCACTGGAAGCCTTCAATTATATTTTGAACAAATACACTGAGAGCGACCAGCTCAACGAAGCGAGCATTTGGAGGGAAAAGGTGAACATCCGTTTGGAAAATGAGGAATTGGCGGTTAAGAACCTAAAACGGTTGATGAAGTATGAAACCCTCAAGGATCAGGAATATGCAGATGCCCGGGCGATTTTGGCACAGGCGTATATTAACTTAAATGTGCCGGATACGGCAATACAACAATTAAAAGTTGCATCGTACTATACCAAAAAGAATCCTGAAAAGGGCAGGTATTATTATATCATCGGGCAGTTATACAATCAATTGGGTTATAAGGACAGTGCCAATTACGCTTTTGACAAGGTTATTGACCTGAACAGGAAATCCCCTAGAGTGTATATGATCAATGCCGAAATCCAGAAAATAAGGAATACGGCCATTACATCGGAAAACAAAGAGGAAATGCTGGAATACCTGACCGATTTGGAGGAGAATAGGGAAAACAGGCCTTTTTTGGATAAAATCTACAGGCAAATTGCCGAATTTCATTTAGAGCAAGGTTCCGATAGTCTCGCGTTGGCCTATTTCAATAAATCCCTTCGCGCTACCCAAAATGAGCCAAAGTTAAATGCTCTCAATTATGAAAATTTGGCCGAATATAACTTTGATGAAAACAAGTACAAGAATGCCGGCGCGTATTTTGATAGTGTATTAAGCAATTTGGCCGAAAACACAAAAAAATACCGCAGCATCAAAAAGAAGCTGGACAATTTGGAAGATGTAATCAAATATGAGGACATTGTTCAATATACCGATAGTGTCATCGGTATATATCAAATGCCCATTGATGATCAGATTGCCTATTTTGAAAAGCATATAGAGGAATTAAAAGAGGCCCAGGAGGCGGCCCAGAAAAAAGAGCGGGACAAGTTAACGGACGGGTTTGCCAACTTTGCGAAAAGTAAGGGCGGTAAGGAAAACAAGGGCAAGTTCTACTTCTACAATATTACCAGCTTGGGCTATGGACAGAACGATTTTAAGAACCGATGGGGAAACCGGGAGTTGGCAGATGACTGGCGATGGTCCAACAAAGCAGTGTCCAATATTTCGGAGGCTACGGGAGAAGTCCTTGCGGATAGCGGAAGCCCTGAAGCCGTTGTTTCGGAGGAAGAGAAATTCTCGTTGGATTTCTATATGGACAGAATCCCTAAGGAAGAATCCACAATAGATAGTATTAAAACAGAACGGAACTTTGCCAATTATCAGCTTGGGTTGATTTATAAGGAAAAGTTCAACGAAAATCTATTGGCCGCGGAAAAGCTGGAAAAAGTGCTCGCTTCTAACCCTGAGGAACGTCTCATACTGCCATCAAAGTACAATCTTTATAAAATATACGAAGAGGAGGGCAGTCCGCTAATGGCATCCATGAAGGCGGATATTATAGCCAACCATGGGGATTCGCGTTATGCGGAAATATTATTGAACCCACAGGCCGTGTTGGCGAATGATTCGGATAGTCCGGAGCGTCGTTATGAAGCTTTGTTCAAAGAGTTTCAAGATCAGGAATTCTTGCAGGTAATTACAGGTTCGGAAGAAAACATAAACAGATTTACGGGCGACCCCATTGTACCCAAATTCGAAATGCTGAAGGCCAATGCCATTGGTAGGTTGCAAGGGTTCGAGGAGTTCAAGGAAGCCTTGAATTATGTGGCACTTACCTATCCCAATAGCCCAGAGGGCAAAAAGGCGGAGCAAATGGTCGCGGAGCAGCTCCCAAAATTGGAACCCACGGAATTTTCCCCAGAAACGGGTTCCACGGGAACCTCCAACTGGAAGGTAGTTTTTCCGTTTAAAAGGAGCAATAATGAAAGGGCCTTAAAGTTGATGGAGCTTTTGGAAAAATCCATTGTGGATTTAAAGTACAAGAACATTGTATCCAAGGACATATATAACTTGGAAGACCAATTTGTGGTGGTCCACGGCTTTAAATCGAAAGATTTTGCATTGGGTTATGCGGAACTTTTAAAAAACAATAAGGATTACCGGGTTGCTGATGAGAATTTCGTAATTTTATCGGACAACTATAAAATAATACAGGTACACAAGAACTTAGAGGCATATAGAAATACACTTTTAACCCCAAAACCTTGA
- a CDS encoding ABC transporter ATP-binding protein has product MITVQNLTKKYGKQTVLNIDNLEIPTGQSFGLVGNNGAGKTTFFSLLLDLIQPSSGHIESNGVQVNTSEEWKPFTSSFIDETFLIGYLTPEEYFYFIGDLREQNKADVDALLSQFEDFFHGEILGQKKYLRDLSKGNQKKAGIVASFIGNPKVVILDEPFANLDPTTQIRLKGIIKDLAAKDNVTVLVSSHDLIHVTEVCERIVVLNKGEMVKDIKTSTETLKELEAFFAG; this is encoded by the coding sequence ATGATAACAGTACAGAATTTGACAAAGAAATACGGAAAGCAAACCGTTTTAAATATAGATAATCTTGAAATACCTACGGGACAAAGCTTTGGATTGGTAGGAAACAACGGAGCGGGAAAAACCACTTTCTTTAGCCTCTTACTGGATTTGATTCAGCCTAGTTCTGGCCATATAGAAAGCAATGGTGTCCAGGTAAATACGAGCGAAGAATGGAAACCTTTTACCTCTTCTTTTATTGATGAGACCTTCTTAATCGGTTATTTGACTCCGGAGGAATATTTTTATTTCATTGGTGACTTAAGGGAACAGAATAAAGCGGATGTGGATGCATTACTTTCCCAGTTTGAAGACTTCTTTCATGGAGAAATTTTGGGCCAGAAGAAATATCTGCGGGATTTGTCCAAGGGAAATCAGAAGAAAGCGGGAATCGTGGCCTCGTTTATAGGAAATCCCAAAGTGGTGATTCTAGATGAACCCTTTGCCAATTTGGACCCTACCACACAAATTCGGTTAAAAGGTATTATCAAGGATTTGGCAGCAAAAGATAATGTGACCGTTTTGGTTTCCAGTCATGATCTTATCCATGTAACCGAGGTTTGTGAACGTATCGTAGTATTGAACAAAGGTGAAATGGTCAAGGACATTAAAACGTCTACCGAAACCTTAAAGGAATTGGAAGCGTTTTTTGCGGGGTAA
- a CDS encoding DUF5687 family protein has translation MFKRFASLQWKSFFRSANFGKSLAVKILMGFFAVYMLVVLAASGAGIYFLLRKAVPDQSPMWTLSQYLIYWVLIELFLRYFMQKLPVMDIKPFLTTPVKKSSIAHYILGRSAASMYNLLSLFFFVPFCIVLLFEGYPALNVLLWLVAIMAIVLIINYLNLLINKSDKALTVIGGIIVISYALDYFGVFSIKDVFGPIFHALYAYPITVLVPLVLAVFIYYINYKFLHDKIYLDASLKPKKVQANTSDLAWTKRFGDLGTFLQLDLKMIWRNKRTKSQVWISLLFVFYGLIFYTQEIYANMMPMKAFLGVFMTGIFLSNFGQFIPAWDSSYYSMMMSQNIPLRKYLESKALLISVSVIFMFLLTIPYVYFGWEALAINFGCALYNLGVNIPVILYFGSFNKKRIELDQSPFGNMQGTSANQFLIMVPVLIVPILIFSLFYYLFSVTVGVTVLCVLGLIGLVLKNTLMDKVTEQYRKKKYGMIAGFKEKNS, from the coding sequence ATGTTTAAACGATTTGCTTCCCTACAATGGAAATCCTTTTTTAGGTCGGCCAATTTTGGCAAAAGCCTTGCCGTAAAGATTCTCATGGGTTTTTTCGCAGTCTACATGCTCGTAGTGCTTGCAGCTTCAGGTGCTGGGATATATTTTCTACTTAGAAAAGCCGTACCGGACCAAAGCCCTATGTGGACCTTGAGCCAGTATCTTATTTACTGGGTACTGATTGAATTGTTTCTCAGGTATTTTATGCAGAAACTTCCTGTCATGGACATTAAACCCTTTTTGACCACACCCGTTAAAAAGAGTTCCATTGCCCACTATATTCTGGGTAGATCCGCGGCCTCTATGTACAATTTGTTGTCACTGTTCTTTTTTGTGCCTTTTTGTATTGTGCTTTTGTTCGAAGGTTATCCTGCATTAAATGTGCTGCTTTGGTTGGTGGCTATTATGGCGATTGTGTTGATTATTAACTACTTAAACCTTTTAATAAACAAAAGTGATAAGGCGCTCACCGTTATAGGAGGTATCATTGTAATTTCTTACGCTTTGGATTATTTCGGTGTATTTTCCATAAAGGACGTTTTTGGCCCTATATTTCATGCTTTGTATGCGTATCCCATAACGGTTTTGGTTCCGTTGGTCTTGGCGGTTTTCATTTATTATATCAATTATAAGTTTCTCCATGATAAGATATACTTGGACGCCAGCTTAAAGCCTAAAAAAGTACAGGCCAACACCAGTGACTTGGCTTGGACAAAGCGTTTTGGGGATTTGGGAACCTTTCTTCAATTGGATTTAAAAATGATTTGGCGGAACAAACGGACGAAATCCCAAGTTTGGATATCCCTTTTGTTCGTGTTTTATGGCCTCATATTCTATACCCAGGAAATTTATGCCAACATGATGCCCATGAAAGCCTTTTTGGGCGTTTTTATGACCGGTATTTTCCTGAGTAACTTCGGACAGTTTATCCCGGCTTGGGACAGTAGTTATTACAGCATGATGATGTCCCAGAATATACCGTTGCGAAAGTATTTGGAGTCCAAGGCCCTATTGATATCCGTGAGTGTCATATTTATGTTTTTGTTGACCATCCCGTATGTATACTTTGGTTGGGAAGCCTTGGCCATTAATTTTGGGTGTGCCCTTTACAATCTGGGAGTAAACATACCGGTCATTTTATATTTTGGGTCGTTCAACAAAAAAAGGATAGAATTGGATCAGAGTCCGTTTGGAAATATGCAGGGTACCAGCGCCAATCAGTTTTTGATCATGGTTCCTGTGCTTATTGTTCCAATACTCATATTCAGTCTTTTCTATTACCTTTTTTCGGTGACGGTGGGTGTCACAGTGCTGTGCGTCCTCGGACTCATCGGTTTGGTCTTAAAGAATACCCTTATGGATAAGGTAACGGAACAGTACCGAAAAAAGAAATATGGCATGATTGCCGGATTTAAGGAAAAAAATAGCTAA